The following are encoded together in the Malaya genurostris strain Urasoe2022 chromosome 3, Malgen_1.1, whole genome shotgun sequence genome:
- the LOC131435609 gene encoding tubulin alpha-1 chain, translated as MRECISVHVGQAGVQIGNACWELYCLEHGIQPDGQMPSDKTIGGGDDSFNTFFSETGAGKHVPRAVFVDLEPTVVDEVRTGTYRQLFHPEQLITGKEDAANNYARGHYTIGKEIVDLVLDRVRKLADQCTGLQGFLIFHSFGGGTGSGFTSLLMERLSVDYGKKSKLEFAIYPAPQVSTAVVEPYNSILTTHTTLEHSDCAFMVDNEAIYDICRRNLDIERPTYTNLNRLIGQIVSSITASLRFDGALNVDLTEFQTNLVPYPRIHFPLVTYAPVISAEKAYHEQLSVAEITNACFEPANQMVKCDPRHGKYMACCMLYRGDVVPKDVNAAIATIKTKRTIQFVDWCPTGFKVGINYQPPTVVPGGDLAKVQRAVCMLSNTTAIAEAWARLDHKFDLMYAKRAFVHWYVGEGMEEGEFSEAREDLAALEKDYEEVGMDSGDGEGEGAEEY; from the exons atg CGTGAATGTATTTCCGTACACGTTGGCCAGGCTGGTGTTCAAATTGGTAACGCATGCTGGGAACTTTACTGCTTGGAGCATGGAATCCAACCTGACGGCCAAATGCCGTCAGATAAAACCATCGGTGGCGGAGATGATTCGTTTAATACCTTTTTTAGCGAAACGGGTGCCGGCAAACACGTGCCACGTGCCGTGTTCGTTGATTTGGAACCGACTGTAGTCGATGAAGTACGTACCGGTACTTACCGGCAGCTGTTCCATCCTGAGCAACTAATCACCGGAAAGGAAGATGCTGCCAACAATTATGCTCGTGGTCACTACACGATTGGAAAGGAAATCGTCGACTTAGTTTTGGACCGTGTCCGTAAGCTGGCCGACCAATGCACAGGTCTTCAAGGTTTCTTGATCTTCCACTCGTTCGGTGGTGGTACTGGTTCGGGTTTCACTTCACTGCTAATGGAGCGATTGTCGGTCGATTATGGCAAAAAGTCAAAATTGGAATTTGCCATCTATCCTGCTCCACAAGTTTCAACAGCTGTCGTTGAACCGTATAATTCAATTCTAACAACCCACACTACTCTGGAACATTCAGACTGTGCATTTATGGTTGACAACGAGGCTATCTACGATATTTGTCGTCGCAACTTGGATATTGAGCGTCCAACCTACACCAACTTGAATCGTTTGATTGGACAGATCGTTTCGTCGATTACTGCTTCATTGCGTTTCGATGGTGCCCTGAATGTGGATCTTACTgaatttcaaactaatttgGTCCCATACCCTCGTATTCATTTCCCACTTGTCACCTACGCCCCTGTCATCTCCGCTGAAAAGGCCTATCACGAGCAACTCTCAGTTGCTGAAATCACCAACGCATGTTTCGAGCCAGCCAATCAAATGGTAAAATGCGACCCACGCCACGGCAAGTATATGGCCTGTTGTATGCTGTATCGAGGCGATGTCGTTCCCAAGGATGTAAATGCTGCTATCGCCACCATTAAAACTAAGCGTACTATTCAGTTTGTAGACTGGTGTCCAACTGGTTTCAAGGTCGGAATCAACTACCAGCCTCCAACCGTCGTCCCAGGTGGCGATCTTGCAAAGGTTCAACGAGCCGTCTGCATGTTGTCCAATACAACAGCTATTGCCGAGGCTTGGGCCCGTCTTGACCATAAGTTCGATCTGATGTACGCAAAACGTGCCTTTGTCCATTGGTACGTCGGTGAGGGTATGGAGGAAGGAGAATTCTCTGAAGCCCGAGAAGATTTAGCCGCTCTCGAGAAAGACTATGAAGAAGTCGGCATGGACTCCGGCGACGGTGAAGGTGAAGGAGCAGAAGAATATTAA